The Rissa tridactyla isolate bRisTri1 chromosome 6, bRisTri1.patW.cur.20221130, whole genome shotgun sequence genome includes a region encoding these proteins:
- the ELOB gene encoding elongin-B: MDVYLMIRRHKTTIFTEAKETTTVYELKKVVEGILKRPPEEQRLYKDDQLLDDDDRTLLDCGLSSQSCRPHVPATVGLALFRPGNGTFEPLRIDPFSSTPELPDIMKSQESGSSSSEQALR, from the coding sequence ATGGATGTCTACTTGATGATTCGCCGTCACAAGACAACAATCTTCACTGAGGCCAAAGAGACAACAACTGTGTATGAGTTGAAAAAGGTGGTGGAGGGAATACTGAAGAGGCCACCAGAGGAGCAGCGGCTCTACAAAGATGACCAGCTGCTGGATGATGACGATAGGACTTTGCTAGACTGTGGCTTAAGCAGCCAAAGCTGTCGTCCTCATGTTCCTGCCACAGTGGGCTTGGCTTTATTTAGACCTGGCAATGGCACCTTTGAACCATTGCGTATTGACCCCTTCTCAAGCACCCCAGAGCTACCTGATATTATGAAGTCACAGGAGTCTGGTAGCAGCTCTAGTGAGCAAGCCTTGCGTTAA
- the LOC128911137 gene encoding beta-microseminoprotein-like, with amino-acid sequence MCIERNVLISVLQNQHCCLCRIPAVFEAGMHTKFFLLLYLIILFSRTLCDARCYFRPASKYGCLSNRNLYVFGAVWKTEDCYQCRCKMNAMICCSLVLIPKNYDRANCVGLFHKKSCSIRVVKKTNPDISCKVYNGIG; translated from the exons ATGTGTATTGAAAGAAATGTCCTCATTTCAGTGTTGCAGAACCAACACTGCTGTTTGTGTCGGATTCCAGCTGTGTTTGAGGCAGGCATGCATACG aAATTCTTCCTGCTCCTTTACTTGATCATTCTCTTCTCAAGGACTCTGTGTGATGCTCGCTGTTACTTTAGACCAGCCAGCAAATACG GGTGCCTTTCAAACAGAAACCTTTATGTTTTTGGTGCGGTGTGGAAGACTGAAGATTGTTACCAATGCAGGTGTAAGATGAATGCAATGATTTGCTGCAGCTT GGTTCTAATCCCCAAGAACTATGACAGGGCGAACTGTGTTGGCCTATTCCACAAGAAAAGCTGTTCCATCCGAGTGGTGAAGAAGACTAATCCTGACATAAGCTGCAAAGTCTACAATGGAATTGGTTAA